One stretch of Psilocybe cubensis strain MGC-MH-2018 chromosome 6, whole genome shotgun sequence DNA includes these proteins:
- a CDS encoding High affinity potassium transporter, whose protein sequence is MSFGEPTDLGLNAKRKAVKLTGLPLVALSFQTLGIIYSDIGTSPLYVLNGIWPASGPVPPTEDVIGGISAIIWSLTLLPLLKYVCISLYFGTKEGEGGSFALYQGLYPPKEVDVDSDRTLTGETLNGEERQKPSTFKEKIRWPLLLWCLFGTALTMADGIFTPAVSVTSAVAGIGVAKPSVVGDITGISIAFLIALFLVQQFGTARLSFLFSPVAFLWFLLLLGTGIYNTTFYPGIFRAFDPSRAVLLFVRTKDYDLLAGILLAVTGCEAMFANLGQFNAASIRLSFCIFVYPALIFAYLGQGARLIVGGEAILPNMFYTTIPGPINGPLYWIMFVFAVLATLIASQALITATFSLVQQVINSKAFPPIKMLYTSETIQGQVYIPAINWILLIATVVIVGVFKNLANLTNAYGFAVATVMISTSLLLSIQMFYVKHWPIIVGICYFLTFGFFDALFWGAAFKKVPHGAWVPLLIGCVLELIMVLWVWAKSHEDNFDGKNRMNLRHFIHQTSKNGHSLDDDSGSEDMSYYFLGKELPSDDAKFADEKHVDIHELQRGDGKIDEKHSEKKELQRIPSCAVFHKIASGPGVPHTFIGFIRQWPALPRVVIFLSVCVVPTARVPKEERYVVTKVRTIEGFYGVTYYIGFRDDFDVKINDLTDKICDLERRLNPAVSDTLLQEIRTVSRTATHVAPHYHVVSKKINGWGAVSPVVNYLRAVLIESIYRRLATMFPETANWLTSADEIIHVGINAVI, encoded by the exons ATGTCTTTTGGAGAACCTACAGACCTGGGCTTGAATGCGAAGCGTAAGGCGGTCAAGTTGACTGGCTTGCCTCTCGTTGCCCTCAGCTTCCAGACGCTTG GAATCATCTACTCCGATATTGGAACGTCTCCTCTTTATGTCCTGAATGGTATCTGGCCAGCGTCAGGTCCTGTTCCCCCAACGGAAGACGTTATTGGGGGCATCAGTGCCATTATATGGTCCCTCACCCTCCTCCCACTGTTAAAATAT GTGTGCATCTCTCTGTACTTCGGCACCAAAGAAG GAGAGGGAGGCTCTTTTGCATTATACCAAGGCTTATATCCTCCCAAAGAAGTTGACGTTGATTCGGATCGTACACTCACTGGAGAAACTCTTAATGGAGAAGAGAGACAGAAACCCAGCACTTTTAAGGAGAAAATTCGTTGGCCGTTGCTTCTATGG TGTCTGTTTGGTACCGC TTTAACCATGGCAGATGGTATCTTCACTCCTGCCGTGTCGGTCACTAGCGCTGTTGCCGGAATCGGGGTTGCTAAACCATCTGTTGTTGGTGATATCACCGGAATATCTATT GCTTTCTTGATTGCATTATTCCTCGTACAACAATTTGGAACTGCGCGTTTGTCGTTTTTGTTCTCGCCGG TTGCTTTTCTAtggttcctcctcctcctcggaACTGGTATCTACAATACAACGTTCTACCCAGGAATCTTCCGTGCATTCGACCCTTCCCGTGCGGTTTTGC TATTCGTCAGGACAAAGGATTATGACCTCCTTGCTGGAATTTTGCTGGCAGTGACAGGGTGTGAAGCCATGTTTGCAAA CCTTGGACAATTTAACGCTGCATCAATACGA CTATCATTCTGTATCTTCGTCTATCCCGCATTGATATTTGCGTATCTGGGTCAAGGGGCCCGCCTCATTGTTGGTGGAGAGGCGATTCTTCCCAACATGTTTTACACTACCATTCCCGGACCAATTAATGGTCCTCTCTACTG GATCATGTTTGTCTTCGCTGTGCTTGCTACG CTCATCGCATCTCAGGCTCTTATTACCGCCACATTCAGTCTTGTCCAGCAAGTTATCAATAGCAAGGCCTTCCCTCCTATTAAGATGCTCTACACTTCGGAGACTATCCAGGGTCAGGTATATATCCCTGCCATCAACTGGATTCTGTTGATcgccactgtcgtcattgTCGGAGTATTCAAAAATCTCGCTAACCTGACCAATGCATATGGCTTTGCCGTCGCCACTGTTATGATATCCACAAGTTTGCTTTTGTCCATACAAATGTTCTATGTCAAACACTGGCCGATTATTGTTGGTATTTGCTATTTCCTGACATTTGGATTCTTCGATG CTCTTTTCTGGGGAGCGGCATTCAAAAAGGTTCCACACGGTGCATGGGTACCTCTGCTCATTGGATGTGTCCTAGAGTTGATCATGGTTCTCTGGGTATGGGCTAAG TCACACGAAGACAATTTTGATGGAAAGAACCGCATGAACCTTCGACACTTCATCCACCAAACATCGAAGAATGGTCACAGTCTCGATGACGACAGCGGATCGGAGGACATGTCGTATTACTTTTTAGGGAAGGAATTACCTTCGGATGATGCCAAATTTGCTGATGAGAAACACGTTGATATACATGAGCTCCAGAGAGGTGATGGCAAGATTGACGAGAAACACAGCGAGAAGAAGGAGCTTCAGAGAATACCCTCATGTGCCGTTTTCCACAAGATTGCGTCTGGCCCTGGTGTTCCTCATACATTTATTG GATTTATTCGACAGTGGCCTGCTCTTCCCCGAGTCGTC ATTTTCCTCTCAGTCTGCGTTGTTCCAACTGCTCGGGTTCCCAAAGAAGAGAGATATGTTGTGACTAAAGTTCGCACCATTGAGG GCTTTTACGGTGTCACCTACTATATTGGGTTCCGGGACGATTTCGACGTGAAG ATCAACGACTTAACTGACAAGATCTGCGACCTCGAAAGGCGTTTGAACCCTGCTGTAAGCGATACGTTGCTTCAAGAAATCCGCACTGTTTCGAGAACGGCTACACATGT TGCTCCTCACTATCATGTTGTGTCCAAAAAGATAAACGGATGGGGAGCGGTATCGCCCGTTGTCAACTACCTCAGAGCTGTTCTCATTGAATCGATTTACCGTCGCCTGG CAACGATGTTCCCGGAGACAGCTAACTGGTTAACATCGGCCGATGA gATTATTCACGTTGGAATCAATGCAGTTATCTAG
- a CDS encoding N-acetylglucosamine-induced protein 1 has product MVTSAAAATQLDKESVPLRKGPPTKEELLVHYPAKFTWNQLKTFVNSGDLGLLKRDRTLQKRYDEWAVGITAQHGSMVNYLTNHRLRWGQRDTLSLLKSDLVEETVDALVDDTSTVESEPPAYFSWETPRRYISIIQNDWPYSVPPEIEHTLIWTKVPIYHPDLVDSSVKPRIDQDGLWGFTGNDEPPPSPSNLPSCLPSLSEWGITADKMIKSDPPTPAQAALIERAGKEVHRFVKNKWAESEWETAWFVNPPRLQSVPGLAHVHVFARHKI; this is encoded by the exons ATGGTCACTTCAGCAGCTGCGGCAACTCAACTGGACAAGGAGAGCGTGCCCCTTCGTAAAGGACCTCCGACAAAAGAGGAGTTGTTGGTACATTATCCAGCGAAGTTTACATGGAATCAACTCAAAACCTTCGTCAACTCAGG GGATCTCGGGTTGCTTAAGCGCGATAGGACACTTCAAAAACGTTATGATGAATGGGCCGTTGGGATAACAGCACAGCATGGATCGATGG TCAACTATCTTACTAATCACAGGCTACGTTGGGGTCAGCGGGATACTTTGTCGCTTCTCAAGTCCGATCTGGTAGAAGAGACTGTCGACGCTTTGGTCGATGATACGTCTACTGTGGAATCTGAGCCTCCCGCGTATTTCTCTTGGGAAACTCCGCGCCGTTATATAAGTATCATTCAAAACGATTGGCCTTACTCAG TCCCACCCGAAATAGAGCACACTTTAATCTGGACGAAGGTTCCCATATATCACCCCGACCTTGTTGATAGCTCTGTAAAGCCAAGAATCGATCAGGACGGGCTGTGGGGGTTCACAGGAAATGATGAACCGCCGCCATCTCCATCAAACCTTCCGTCCTGCTTGCCTTCGCTTTCGGAATGGGGCATAACAGCAGACAAAATGATCAAATCCGATCCTCCTACTCCAGCCCAGGCAGCACTTATAGAAAGGGCAGGCAAAGAAGTTCATAGATTTGTCAAGAATAAATGGGCAGAGAGTGAATGGGAAACGGCATGGTTTGTTAATCCTCCT AGATTACAAAGTGTACCTGGGCTGGCACACGTTCACGTTTTTGCTCGCCACAAGATATAG
- a CDS encoding Ran GTPase-activating protein 1, which yields MASTSNPKIFSLHGKGLKLDTRADIEPYLKDVDPSILEEVHFGGNTIGVDASEALAEFLAKATSIKVADFADIFTGRLISEIPQALTAICDALVDKTSLVEINLSDNAFGGRSVDPMVSFLTHNRSFQILRLNNNGLGPAGGEVIAKALHESAKLSKAEGKKSNLKVVICGRNRLENGSAEAWADAFAEHGTLEEVRMVQNGIRMEGITQLARGLAKNPNIQHIDLQDNTFTVDGELTGVEAWTEALSSWPLLHTLNLSDCVLSADGEVPTLIEKLASGSNPKLHTLQIQNNNLETASFAVLSNAISQGLNSLMRLELQWNDVEEDDEHLENLSLGLKQRGGKLFASDEEDEEEEELKEEEEEEDQAEKEEEAREADKEANEGAPQPETSTKPKDDADDLADLLSKVGIKE from the exons ATGGCTTCTACATCTAACCCAAAGATATTCTCATTACATGGCAAAGGCCTCAAGCTCGATACCAGAGCTGATATCGAGCCGTACTTGAAGGATGTTGACCCCTCTATCCTGGAAGAAGTGCACTTTGGAGGGAATACCATTGGTGTCGACGCGTCGGAGGCACTGGCAGAATTCCTTGCCAAGGCTACGTCCATAAAG GTTGCTGATTTCGCCGATATCTTCACGGGTCGTTTGATCTCAGAGATTCCTCAAGCTTTGACTGCCATTTGCGATGCCCTGGTGGACAAGACGTCGCTTGTCGAAATAAACTTGAGTGATAACGCGTTCGGAGGACGATCCGTCGATCCTATGGTGTCGTTCTTGACGCACAACAGGAGTTTCCAGATACTGAGGTTGAACAACAATGGACTAGGCCCTGCCGGAGGAGAAGTCATCGCCAAAGCCCTGCACGAATCAGCTAAACTGAGTAAAGCTGAGGGAAAGAAATCGAATTTGAAGGTCGTGATCTGTGGCCGCAATCGTCTGGAGAATGGATCCGCGGAAGCGTGGGCCGACGCATTTGCGGAACATGGCACGCTAGAAGAGGTGCGGATGGTGCAGAATGGGATTCGCATGGAAGGAATTACACAGCTTGCGAGAGGATTGGCGAAAAACCCTAATATCCAACACATCGATCTTCAGGATAACACCTTCACCGTCGACGGTGAACTAACCGGTGTTGAAGCCTGGACGGAGGCACTCTCTTCATGGCCACTCCTACATACCCTCAATCTTTCGGATTGTGTTCTCTCAGCAGATGGAGAAGTACCCACTCTTATCGAGAAACTAGCCAGCGGATCAAACCCGAAACTGCACActcttcaaatccagaaTAACAATCTGGAAACCGCATCTTTCGCTGTCTTGTCCAACGCTATCAGCCAAGGCCTTAACAGCCTTATGCGTTTAGAACTACAATGGAACGatgttgaagaggatgatgagcATCTCGAAAACCTTTCTTTGGGATTGAAGCAAAGAGGTGGTAAACTTTTCGCAtcagatgaagaagatgaagaggaggaggaactgaaggaggaagaagaggaagaagatcaggccgagaaagaggaggaggccAGGGAGGCTGATAAAGAGGCCAATGAAGGTGCCCCACAACCCGAAACCTCAACGAAACCCAAGGACGATGCAGATGATCTCGCGGATCTCCTGAGCAAAGTTGGGATTAAAGAATAG